One window from the genome of Spirosoma rhododendri encodes:
- the treY gene encoding malto-oligosyltrehalose synthase, whose protein sequence is MTLSQGCFGMHNLINTYRIQLHADFTFAHLEAILPYLRALGVKTIYASPITEATPGSEHGYDGIDPVRIAPDLGTRADLERICQWLHDNDMQWLQDIVPNHMAFHPGNAWLTDVLEKGPLSRYAPYFDTALASDLFAGRIRVPFLTETPEQLIDQHKLTLISCDGRFAISVNDTTYPLTPRSYATVLAGSDAPDAIQQLLSQLTDLHRTEDAVAYAIAWDEWREQLAGLTSNAVTNAYIEQRLHQTNAAPEQLRSILDGQQYQLCLANDANQHINYRRFFTVSDLICLMMQNDTVFDDYHRLIFDLLKTGVIDGLRVDHVDGLFAPTAYLNKLRQAVGEDTYIVVEKILQADESLPDEWPVAGTTGYEFLAATNNLLTDERQESAFQQFYAEQTGDTTSLTDQTYGRKAYLLYQQMGGELENLTNYYHTLGLMSEAESAELPAGSLKLTIGEWLIRFPVYRYFGTQFPLKDAEADAHQTIFAQIHDARPGLSRTVDQLAETLLGHSGAADTERRQRIALFYQRCMQYAGPLMAKGVEDTLFYTNSCFIGHNEVGDSVERFGLSADGFHRFIQQRQQHWPLTMSTTATHDTKRGEDVRARLAVLPDVADEWFAAVRSWQELNATAKTDDAPNFIDEYLIYQSLLGSYPMPGTEDDFADRMQAFMEKALSEAKRHTDDAYQQVTTSFTEQLLDKNRPFWSSFESFYHSIIDFGIVNSLVQSTLKYTTPGVPDLYQGNEGWDLSMVDPDNRRPVPYEKLQRDLQTLLDRPDNTSDTCWRDLWADRYSGRVKQWLTHQLLQHRQQHPALFSTGAYTPVVVQGRYAANVLAFLRTQGNTRLLVVVPLNVARLCREQQVYLPALDWADTTVLLPETLSVQWTSCLTDAVFSAADRYTAGSLFAAFPIACLLNSSDRQTES, encoded by the coding sequence ATGACCCTTTCGCAGGGTTGCTTTGGTATGCATAATCTGATTAATACGTACCGAATACAACTCCACGCTGACTTCACTTTTGCCCATCTCGAAGCTATCCTACCCTATCTCAGGGCGTTAGGCGTCAAAACCATTTACGCGTCGCCCATTACCGAAGCGACGCCCGGTAGTGAGCACGGCTATGATGGTATCGACCCGGTGCGGATCGCGCCCGACCTCGGCACGCGGGCTGATCTGGAGCGCATCTGTCAGTGGCTGCACGACAATGATATGCAGTGGTTGCAGGACATTGTGCCCAACCACATGGCGTTTCACCCCGGCAACGCCTGGCTGACCGATGTGCTTGAAAAAGGTCCGCTGTCGCGCTACGCCCCTTATTTCGACACCGCGCTGGCGAGCGATCTGTTTGCGGGCCGTATTCGGGTGCCATTTCTGACCGAAACGCCCGAGCAGTTAATCGATCAGCACAAACTGACGCTGATTAGCTGTGATGGCCGGTTCGCGATCAGCGTCAATGACACCACCTACCCGTTGACGCCCCGCTCCTACGCGACTGTACTGGCAGGTAGCGATGCGCCGGATGCGATTCAGCAGCTACTCAGTCAGCTAACCGATCTGCACCGAACCGAAGACGCTGTCGCGTATGCGATTGCCTGGGATGAGTGGCGCGAACAACTGGCGGGTCTGACAAGCAATGCTGTGACCAATGCGTATATAGAGCAGCGTTTGCACCAGACAAACGCTGCTCCGGAGCAGTTACGCTCGATTCTTGACGGGCAGCAATACCAGCTCTGCCTGGCCAACGATGCGAATCAACACATCAACTACCGCCGATTTTTCACGGTTAGTGATTTGATCTGTCTGATGATGCAGAACGATACCGTCTTCGACGACTACCATCGACTGATTTTCGATCTGCTAAAAACGGGGGTAATCGATGGGCTGCGCGTCGACCACGTCGACGGCTTGTTTGCGCCGACCGCCTACCTGAACAAACTCCGGCAGGCCGTGGGCGAGGATACGTATATCGTCGTCGAGAAGATATTGCAGGCCGACGAAAGCCTTCCCGACGAATGGCCTGTGGCCGGTACGACGGGTTACGAATTTCTGGCCGCTACCAACAACCTGCTGACCGACGAACGGCAGGAATCCGCTTTTCAGCAGTTTTACGCCGAACAGACCGGTGACACAACGTCACTGACCGATCAGACATACGGGCGCAAGGCGTACCTGCTGTATCAGCAAATGGGGGGCGAACTGGAAAACCTCACCAACTACTACCATACGCTCGGCCTGATGAGCGAAGCCGAATCGGCGGAGTTGCCCGCGGGTTCCCTGAAACTGACCATTGGCGAGTGGCTGATTCGTTTTCCCGTATATCGCTATTTCGGCACTCAGTTTCCGTTGAAAGACGCCGAAGCGGACGCTCACCAAACAATCTTCGCTCAGATTCACGACGCACGCCCCGGCCTAAGCCGTACTGTCGACCAACTGGCAGAAACACTGCTCGGTCATTCCGGCGCGGCTGATACCGAACGGCGGCAACGGATCGCGCTGTTTTACCAACGGTGTATGCAGTATGCGGGGCCGCTGATGGCGAAGGGCGTTGAAGACACGTTGTTTTACACGAATAGTTGCTTTATCGGCCATAACGAAGTTGGCGATTCCGTTGAACGCTTTGGCCTGTCGGCGGATGGGTTTCACCGGTTCATTCAACAGCGGCAGCAGCATTGGCCCCTGACAATGAGCACCACAGCGACGCACGACACCAAACGGGGCGAAGATGTCCGGGCCCGGCTGGCCGTGCTGCCGGATGTCGCCGACGAGTGGTTTGCCGCCGTCCGCAGCTGGCAGGAACTTAACGCAACGGCCAAAACGGATGACGCCCCTAACTTCATCGATGAATACCTGATTTACCAGTCACTGCTCGGCTCCTATCCCATGCCCGGCACGGAAGACGACTTTGCCGACCGGATGCAGGCGTTCATGGAGAAAGCCCTGTCGGAAGCCAAGCGCCACACCGACGATGCTTACCAGCAGGTAACGACGTCGTTTACAGAGCAGCTACTCGACAAGAACCGGCCATTCTGGTCATCGTTCGAGTCGTTTTACCATAGCATAATCGATTTCGGCATTGTCAACTCGCTGGTGCAGAGTACGTTGAAATACACGACACCCGGCGTTCCCGACCTCTATCAGGGTAACGAAGGCTGGGATTTGAGTATGGTCGACCCCGACAATCGGCGTCCGGTACCCTACGAAAAACTTCAGCGTGATTTACAGACGCTGCTGGACCGGCCTGACAACACATCCGATACCTGCTGGCGCGACCTATGGGCAGATCGGTACAGCGGACGCGTCAAGCAGTGGCTAACCCATCAGCTACTCCAACATCGGCAGCAGCACCCGGCCCTGTTTTCGACTGGCGCGTACACCCCCGTAGTCGTGCAGGGGCGGTACGCAGCCAATGTACTGGCTTTTTTGCGAACCCAGGGAAACACGCGACTACTCGTCGTTGTCCCATTGAATGTGGCCCGGCTTTGTCGCGAGCAACAGGTCTACCTACCCGCCCTCGACTGGGCAGACACGACCGTGTTGCTACCGGAAACGTTATCCGTTCAGTGGACTAGCTGCCTGACAGACGCCGTTTTTAGTGCAGCCGATCGGTACACTGCGGGATCGCTGTTCGCTGCCTTCCCAATCGCCTGTCTGCTCAATTCTTCAGATCGGCAAACTGAGTCATAA
- a CDS encoding sugar transferase: MLSGQAAVNRRFKVRYSSVPRTSTLSWQESEDFLPVTKSDLYSSAGKRLVDILISSLVILFVLSWVIPIISLFILFDSRGPIFFIQPRTGRRGITFPCFKFRTMQHQPAAQRQREFKQTVQNDKRVTRTGRFLRRTNLDELPQFINVLLGDMSIVGPRPHAVQHDAFYWESREYRSRYSIKPGITGLAQIRGSRGETEQDQKMFHRVKYDLFYASRKSLKLDTAIFFWTIGTMVKGDKNAW, encoded by the coding sequence ATGCTTTCTGGTCAGGCCGCTGTAAACCGACGCTTTAAAGTCCGTTATTCATCTGTGCCACGTACCAGTACGCTGAGCTGGCAGGAGAGCGAGGATTTCTTACCAGTTACTAAATCTGATCTGTACAGCAGTGCCGGAAAGCGGTTGGTTGATATACTTATTTCGTCACTGGTAATTCTGTTCGTACTAAGTTGGGTGATCCCGATAATCAGCTTATTTATCCTGTTTGATTCGCGAGGGCCTATCTTCTTTATTCAGCCAAGGACCGGACGGAGAGGCATCACATTTCCCTGTTTCAAGTTCCGCACGATGCAACATCAACCGGCAGCTCAGCGGCAACGGGAATTTAAGCAGACAGTGCAAAACGATAAGCGGGTGACCCGCACGGGGCGGTTTCTACGCCGGACTAATCTCGACGAACTGCCACAGTTTATTAACGTCCTGCTGGGCGACATGAGCATCGTTGGCCCCCGGCCACACGCAGTTCAGCACGACGCCTTCTACTGGGAATCGAGAGAGTATCGTAGCCGGTACAGCATCAAGCCGGGTATCACCGGGCTGGCGCAGATTCGGGGTTCGCGGGGCGAGACGGAGCAGGATCAGAAGATGTTTCATCGGGTGAAGTATGATCTGTTCTACGCCAGCCGGAAAAGCCTGAAGCTGGACACCGCCATCTTCTTCTGGACCATCGGCACCATGGTCAAGGGCGACAAAAACGCCTGGTAG
- a CDS encoding polysaccharide biosynthesis/export family protein: MYKSTLFLLLIAVASSCVSPRSVTYFQGSKAVDSAKVSQLLPITPPKVTIQTGDLLAIFVTSTSAESNTLFNFQNVNPIYTTVLPGSSAQGQQPLGYLVDDTGYVTMPLIGRVQVDGLSIKEASALLTKKAGEFLRDPVVTIRQLNHRITVLGEVNRPGVFNLPNNETTLPELMGMAGDLTIFGRRDNVMLLRVNNGKREVIRLDLTDRRILNSPYFFVQNNDVLYVEARKGRLTASDRTVQLLPVYVGVATALFFLINLLR, from the coding sequence ATGTATAAGAGTACTTTGTTTTTGCTGCTTATTGCTGTTGCATCAAGCTGTGTTTCCCCCCGTTCGGTCACCTATTTTCAGGGTAGCAAAGCGGTAGACAGTGCAAAAGTATCGCAGTTATTGCCCATTACCCCACCTAAAGTAACGATTCAGACCGGAGATCTCCTGGCTATTTTCGTAACGAGTACCAGCGCGGAATCGAATACGCTGTTCAATTTTCAAAACGTAAACCCCATCTACACCACCGTACTGCCCGGATCAAGCGCGCAGGGACAGCAGCCACTGGGCTACCTGGTCGACGATACGGGATACGTGACCATGCCACTGATCGGTCGGGTACAGGTTGATGGCTTATCGATCAAGGAAGCGAGTGCGCTGCTGACGAAAAAAGCGGGTGAATTTCTGCGCGACCCCGTCGTAACGATCCGCCAGCTGAACCACCGCATTACCGTGCTGGGCGAAGTAAACCGGCCGGGTGTGTTTAACCTGCCAAACAACGAAACGACCTTACCCGAATTAATGGGTATGGCCGGTGACCTGACAATTTTTGGTCGGCGCGACAATGTCATGCTGCTTCGGGTGAACAACGGAAAACGGGAAGTAATCCGGCTCGATCTAACCGATCGTCGTATCCTGAATTCGCCTTATTTCTTCGTTCAGAACAATGACGTTCTGTATGTAGAAGCCCGTAAAGGCCGCCTGACGGCTTCAGATCGCACGGTTCAGCTGTTGCCCGTCTACGTCGGCGTAGCCACAGCCCTGTTTTTCCTGATCAACCTCCTCCGGTAG
- a CDS encoding GumC family protein gives MRAFLAKYTRNWYWFALAIVVSLAGAYFYLRYTPPVYQVSSVLLIQKESKDPTDAEIIATQKGPASEKIIENEIEVIKSRNLIRRVVDELNLSVAYFQPGAVRKQEEVYTKSPIAVVIQDSLAPEAYTTPLQIQVLNRNQFELQEGEGSPAARYSFDQPVKRSFGTFRVRLTNPTGSLDTRPVAVTFSDPEEVAQSIQTSLKAELVNQKGTTLKLSMETTLPDRGKAILGRLMNDYALSLANDRSQEVNSALALIDERLRLITGELNSVEKNVESYKSGQGITDLSTEGNLVFEAAKANDAKMNDIQFQVQTLDGVEKYLKSNGSGVAPAVASINDPMLTGLLTKLGDLQGEQEKYNRTTQPGNPFRQTVEAQVQNTRKAIDEYVVNERQNLQVMQNNLKARSNQLTSSLRTIPRKEREFLTIKRQQAIKENLYLLLLQKREEATIAHASKSQDSRVMDKPYASPRPVKPSTSGVYLLALFAGLLIPAGFIEARSAASDKVKSKRDIETEAKVPVFAEIVRKPKGQRTNLVDLSTPSIIAEQFRMLRANLQYAAGPGQSSAGRVILVTSSVSGEGKSFISVNLALSLATLNKKVVVLELDLRKPQIAQYLGMDWTKSGLSDFLTGQPMADSLVRQSVVNPNLYVIPSGPIPANPTELLSNGRIDSLIASLRQEYDFIIMDTPPVSMLADASLLSEYADTTFYVVRHEYTPRNYMRLLSDLHDSQRFPSLNVIVNAVNYPNGEDFGYGYAYASSKAY, from the coding sequence ATGCGCGCGTTTTTAGCTAAGTACACCCGAAACTGGTACTGGTTTGCGCTGGCGATAGTCGTATCGCTGGCAGGTGCTTATTTCTACCTGCGCTACACGCCCCCGGTCTACCAGGTGAGTTCAGTGCTGCTGATTCAGAAGGAATCGAAAGACCCGACGGATGCTGAAATTATTGCCACCCAGAAAGGGCCAGCGTCGGAGAAGATTATCGAAAACGAAATCGAGGTAATCAAGTCCAGAAACCTGATCCGCCGGGTCGTCGACGAGCTGAACCTGTCGGTGGCTTACTTTCAGCCGGGAGCGGTGCGGAAGCAGGAAGAAGTCTATACAAAGTCGCCCATCGCCGTTGTTATTCAGGATTCGCTCGCGCCGGAAGCCTACACCACACCGCTACAGATTCAGGTGCTGAACCGCAACCAGTTTGAGCTTCAGGAAGGCGAAGGCAGCCCAGCCGCCCGGTATTCGTTCGACCAGCCGGTGAAGCGTTCGTTCGGCACGTTCCGGGTTCGGCTCACCAACCCAACCGGTAGCCTCGACACGCGGCCCGTTGCTGTCACGTTTTCTGACCCGGAGGAAGTAGCTCAGTCCATTCAGACGTCGCTGAAGGCGGAGCTGGTCAACCAAAAAGGAACCACCCTGAAGCTGAGCATGGAAACCACGCTGCCCGACCGGGGAAAAGCGATTCTGGGCAGGCTGATGAACGATTATGCTCTTTCGCTGGCCAACGATCGGAGTCAGGAAGTAAACAGCGCACTGGCGCTGATCGACGAGCGGCTCCGGCTTATCACGGGTGAGCTGAACAGCGTCGAGAAAAACGTTGAATCGTACAAGTCAGGACAGGGTATCACGGATTTGAGCACCGAGGGCAATCTGGTTTTTGAGGCCGCCAAGGCCAACGACGCCAAGATGAATGACATTCAGTTTCAGGTTCAAACCCTCGATGGCGTCGAAAAATACCTAAAGAGCAATGGTAGCGGAGTAGCTCCGGCCGTTGCTTCGATCAATGACCCGATGCTGACCGGCCTGCTGACCAAACTCGGCGACTTGCAGGGTGAGCAGGAAAAATACAACCGCACGACGCAGCCGGGCAACCCCTTCCGCCAGACGGTTGAAGCACAGGTGCAGAACACCCGGAAAGCTATCGACGAGTACGTGGTCAACGAACGGCAGAACCTACAGGTGATGCAAAACAACCTGAAAGCCCGCAGCAACCAGCTGACTTCGTCGCTCCGTACGATTCCACGCAAGGAGCGGGAGTTTCTGACCATCAAGCGGCAGCAGGCAATCAAGGAAAATCTGTATCTCCTGCTGTTGCAGAAGCGTGAGGAAGCCACGATTGCCCATGCGTCGAAATCGCAGGACAGCCGGGTGATGGACAAACCCTACGCGTCGCCACGCCCGGTGAAGCCCAGCACCAGCGGGGTGTATCTGCTGGCTTTGTTTGCGGGTCTGCTAATCCCGGCCGGGTTCATTGAAGCCCGCAGTGCAGCGAGTGACAAAGTAAAGTCGAAGCGGGATATTGAAACGGAAGCCAAAGTACCCGTGTTCGCCGAGATCGTTCGGAAACCAAAAGGGCAGCGTACCAACCTCGTTGACCTGTCGACCCCTTCGATTATCGCCGAGCAGTTCCGGATGCTGCGCGCCAACCTACAGTACGCGGCCGGACCCGGTCAGTCGTCAGCAGGACGGGTAATTCTGGTCACGTCGTCGGTAAGTGGTGAGGGCAAAAGCTTTATCAGCGTCAACCTGGCACTCAGCCTGGCTACGCTGAATAAGAAGGTAGTTGTGCTGGAACTGGATCTGCGGAAGCCCCAGATCGCTCAGTACCTCGGCATGGACTGGACGAAGTCAGGGCTGTCGGATTTCCTGACGGGTCAACCAATGGCCGATTCGCTGGTGCGCCAGTCTGTCGTTAATCCAAACCTGTACGTGATCCCCAGCGGCCCTATCCCGGCCAACCCAACCGAACTGCTGTCGAACGGGCGTATCGACTCGCTGATCGCCAGCCTGCGTCAGGAGTACGACTTCATCATCATGGACACGCCACCGGTGAGTATGCTGGCTGATGCCAGTCTGCTGAGTGAGTACGCCGATACGACGTTCTACGTGGTTCGCCACGAGTACACCCCCCGCAACTACATGCGCCTGCTGTCTGACCTCCACGACAGTCAGCGTTTCCCGTCGCTGAACGTCATCGTCAACGCCGTCAATTACCCCAACGGCGAAGATTTTGGCTACGGCTACGCCTACGCCAGCAGCAAAGCCTACTGA
- a CDS encoding polysaccharide biosynthesis protein, whose translation MKETISRLRTNPAYARLMGMARLASVTGLAQISVQAISFFSGILVIRMLSTQEYAMYTLTNTMLGTMLLLADGGISTGVMAQGGRVWQDRARLGSVLATGMELRRKFAVGSLLLALPVLIYLLRHHEASWLTAVLLVLALVPAFFTSLSGALLEIVPKLRQEIIPMQRIQVGTYLGRLALLLVSIFVFPFAGIAVLAAGLPQIWANQRLKVLSDQFADTSQAPTRRYDARF comes from the coding sequence ATGAAAGAGACGATTTCCCGGTTACGTACGAATCCAGCTTATGCCCGGCTGATGGGTATGGCCCGGCTGGCGTCGGTAACGGGACTGGCGCAGATATCTGTACAGGCCATCAGCTTCTTCAGCGGCATCCTGGTCATACGGATGCTGTCGACGCAGGAGTATGCCATGTACACGCTGACCAACACGATGCTCGGAACGATGCTTCTGCTGGCCGACGGCGGTATCTCTACGGGAGTTATGGCGCAGGGTGGCCGGGTCTGGCAGGACCGCGCCCGGCTGGGTTCCGTGCTGGCAACGGGTATGGAGCTGCGCCGGAAATTTGCGGTCGGTAGCCTGCTGCTCGCCCTGCCGGTGCTGATCTACCTGCTGCGGCACCACGAGGCCAGCTGGCTCACAGCCGTATTACTGGTACTGGCACTGGTGCCTGCCTTTTTCACCTCACTGTCGGGTGCGTTGCTGGAAATCGTTCCGAAACTGCGGCAGGAGATTATCCCCATGCAGCGCATTCAGGTCGGCACCTACCTGGGCCGGCTCGCCCTGTTGCTGGTCAGTATCTTTGTTTTTCCGTTTGCCGGTATAGCCGTGCTGGCCGCTGGTTTGCCCCAGATATGGGCCAATCAACGCTTGAAAGTACTTTCCGACCAGTTTGCCGACACCAGTCAGGCCCCGACCCGACGGTACGACGCGAGATTCTGA
- a CDS encoding polysaccharide biosynthesis protein, which produces MKRLLPDALYYCIWCQFAVWLVSIYGSTAAVAQLGALGRLAITLTLLTTLFATLILPRFARQPDNRQNLFKMFIRLEAMLLLVSAGVVGLTFLFADPILWVLGRDYSGLNTELVLMMTGKCLGFVASSLFLLCTSKGWVINPVVSISISILSVAAGVWLLDISTLRGIFMLDIVTTVVQLVMHTTYALYSINKVKEAQPEPESASLAAY; this is translated from the coding sequence GTGAAGCGGCTGTTGCCCGACGCCCTGTACTACTGCATCTGGTGTCAGTTTGCCGTCTGGCTCGTCTCCATTTACGGTTCTACGGCGGCCGTAGCGCAGCTGGGCGCACTGGGGCGACTGGCAATTACGCTGACCCTGCTGACGACGCTGTTTGCCACGCTGATTCTGCCACGCTTTGCCCGGCAACCCGACAACCGGCAGAATCTGTTTAAAATGTTTATTCGGCTGGAGGCCATGCTGCTGCTGGTTTCAGCCGGTGTTGTGGGACTGACGTTCCTGTTTGCCGATCCGATTCTGTGGGTGCTGGGCCGCGATTACAGCGGTCTAAACACCGAACTGGTACTGATGATGACGGGCAAGTGCCTGGGCTTCGTAGCCTCCTCGCTGTTTCTGCTCTGCACCAGCAAAGGTTGGGTGATCAACCCGGTCGTGTCTATCTCGATCAGCATATTGTCGGTTGCGGCTGGCGTATGGCTGCTCGACATCAGCACCCTGCGCGGCATTTTTATGCTCGACATCGTTACGACGGTTGTTCAACTGGTGATGCATACCACGTATGCGCTCTATTCGATCAACAAAGTCAAAGAAGCTCAGCCCGAACCGGAGTCGGCAAGTCTGGCCGCTTACTAA
- a CDS encoding glycosyltransferase: MASPKKNLLIIGSSQGVYGGIEAYMIALAEAASAWPEYEVKLCFKIVQGMETVDNLINSARAACPDVHFVRRGSRQLLSLIRWADVLHVQNMPPDIVFPARLLGKKIFLTVHNRRLPESNLHNLIWRFSIQTADQRWYNSNFVWNTWEQDNKAANSSCVPTVCRLPTGWCPPADRKGFLFVGRWIGNKGIEELLKAYAQNQFNPDEWPLTILGDGPLKPTVLGLIDELKLTGVRMPGFVNDNQKEQYMASSRWLLAPARTQEDLGLTPSKPAAWAYRPLSPATGGYPKPVDRKP; the protein is encoded by the coding sequence ATGGCTAGTCCGAAAAAGAACTTACTGATTATTGGCTCATCGCAGGGCGTCTACGGCGGTATCGAAGCGTACATGATTGCGCTGGCCGAAGCCGCATCGGCCTGGCCGGAATACGAAGTAAAACTTTGCTTCAAAATCGTGCAGGGCATGGAAACGGTTGATAATCTGATCAATTCGGCCCGCGCGGCCTGCCCCGACGTGCACTTTGTCCGCCGGGGTAGTCGGCAGTTGTTGTCGCTGATTCGCTGGGCCGACGTGCTGCACGTGCAGAATATGCCGCCCGATATCGTGTTTCCCGCCCGGCTGCTGGGCAAGAAAATATTCCTGACGGTTCATAACCGCCGACTCCCCGAGAGCAACCTGCACAACCTGATCTGGCGCTTTTCGATACAAACGGCCGATCAGCGCTGGTATAACTCCAACTTCGTCTGGAATACGTGGGAGCAAGACAACAAAGCCGCTAACAGCAGCTGCGTACCAACCGTCTGCCGTCTGCCAACAGGCTGGTGCCCCCCGGCCGACCGGAAAGGATTTTTGTTCGTTGGCCGCTGGATCGGCAACAAAGGCATCGAAGAGCTTTTGAAAGCCTACGCACAGAATCAGTTCAACCCCGACGAGTGGCCACTGACGATTCTGGGTGATGGGCCGCTGAAGCCAACCGTGCTGGGGCTTATCGATGAACTGAAGCTAACGGGCGTACGGATGCCGGGCTTCGTCAACGACAACCAGAAAGAGCAGTACATGGCTTCCTCGCGGTGGCTGCTGGCTCCCGCCCGCACGCAGGAAGACCTGGGGCTTACCCCATCGAAGCCCGCAGCGTGGGCGTACCGGCCATTGTCACCCGCGACGGGGGGCTACCCGAAGCCGGTGGACAGGAAGCCCTGA